A single genomic interval of Alligator mississippiensis isolate rAllMis1 chromosome 15, rAllMis1, whole genome shotgun sequence harbors:
- the LOC102573106 gene encoding ribonuclease, whose translation MYPRAPHAALLLFLLLTLVLSLVVGDHKESAYEKFQRQHVDEDSPSPYDDAYCTQRMQAKNMTQRTCKIINTFIHAALPSIDDICTGAGNNTHDNYYYSYSDFNVTDCTFVSRSSPKECMYSARNNTQKICIACTENLPVHYGPVSQCKP comes from the coding sequence ATGTATCCAAGGGCTCCCCATGCCGCCCTGCTGCTGTTCCTCCTGCTGACCCTGGTGTTGTCCTTGGTGGTGGGGGATCACAAGGAATCGGCCTACGAGAAGTTCCAGAGGCAGCATGTAGACGAGGATAGTCCCTCTCCATACGATGATGCCTACTGCACTCAGAGGATGCAGGCCAAGAATATGACCCAGCGCACTTGCAAGATCATCAACACCTTCATCCACGCTGCCTTACCAAGCATAGATGATatctgcacaggggctgggaacaACACACACGACAACTATTACTATAGCTACAGTGACTTTAATGTCACCGACTGCACTTTTGTAAGCCGCTCCTCCCCAAAAGAGTGTATGTACAGTGCAAGGAACAATACCCAGAAGATCTGCATTGCCTGCACTGAAAACCTGCCTGTGCACTATGGCCCAGTGAGCCAGTGCAAGCCGTGA